A portion of the Syntrophorhabdaceae bacterium genome contains these proteins:
- a CDS encoding glycosyltransferase — MNKGLRILILSPTAFPSITGNAATTERWRQSLENKGCTIQVMATRDLNVTDLLDAIQYFKPDIIHAYHALHSGVFLLDPRVSEACDGLPIVVSLPGTDADLETATPNRKDTILKVCRNANTITAQSNIIIDHLKANLSELDDRIFYVPKAPSWIGNDVFDLRGFAGCRPGDVLFFLPAGIRPVKGNLECLTAFKKVRQASPRARIVFAGQILDTDYGTLFQEELTGCTTFASWIRSIAPAAMRAAYEGADIVLNSSFSEGLSNVLLEAISAGKPLLASDIPSTRRLVLGEQKNVPCGVLYNPHDPDDLCRKALELINNESLRGSMAGAARNRALVLPTPADEANALIEVYKTAKSGELRAKS; from the coding sequence TTGAACAAAGGATTACGAATCTTGATACTTTCCCCGACAGCCTTTCCGTCCATAACAGGGAATGCGGCAACAACAGAACGCTGGCGGCAATCACTGGAGAATAAAGGCTGCACGATACAGGTTATGGCCACCCGTGATCTCAACGTAACGGATCTTCTCGATGCAATACAATACTTTAAACCGGATATCATCCATGCCTATCACGCTCTTCATTCCGGGGTCTTTCTTTTGGACCCGCGTGTGTCGGAGGCCTGCGATGGTCTGCCCATTGTGGTCTCTCTGCCCGGAACCGACGCTGATCTTGAAACGGCAACTCCGAACAGGAAAGACACTATACTGAAGGTTTGCCGGAATGCTAACACCATTACCGCCCAGAGCAACATTATCATCGACCACTTGAAAGCCAACCTTTCAGAACTCGATGACCGCATCTTCTATGTACCCAAGGCGCCATCGTGGATTGGCAACGATGTCTTTGACCTCCGGGGCTTCGCCGGATGCAGACCAGGGGACGTCCTCTTCTTCCTCCCGGCAGGCATACGTCCCGTAAAGGGGAACCTTGAATGCCTCACGGCATTTAAAAAGGTCCGTCAAGCCAGTCCCAGGGCCAGGATAGTCTTTGCAGGTCAGATACTCGACACTGATTATGGTACGCTCTTTCAGGAGGAGCTCACAGGATGCACTACATTCGCCTCCTGGATCCGGTCGATAGCGCCTGCAGCTATGCGGGCCGCCTACGAAGGGGCGGATATCGTCCTCAACAGTTCTTTCTCGGAAGGATTGTCAAATGTGCTCCTGGAGGCAATCTCAGCAGGAAAGCCCCTGCTGGCGTCCGACATCCCGAGCACCAGGCGGCTCGTTCTCGGCGAACAAAAGAACGTGCCATGCGGCGTTCTCTATAATCCCCATGACCCTGATGATCTTTGCAGGAAGGCGCTGGAACTCATCAACAACGAATCCCTCAGGGGATCCATGGCAGGGGCAGCGAGAAACAGGGCACTCGTATTGCCCACACCTGCCGACGAAGCTAACGCCCTTATCGAGGTATATAAAACAGCTAAGAGCGGAGAGCTGAGAGCGAAGAGTTAA
- a CDS encoding ChbG/HpnK family deacetylase translates to MKHIIINADDLGADEARNEGILEAIRAGTVTSVSILANGHALEDALQRIRSLGPSRISFGIHCNISEGKPLSTGLRVLTGPDGSFLKKTAALRLLMQESNEALEHEIALELDIQIKILKDAGLHLTHIDGHHHVHVFPAAIEAVCAAAKKHSIPWVRIPDEPEPLSGKDDIPDSLIEEAGGFSSVARSARSHIRDTGLKAADHFRGLYLKGRISLPLMQRTLEKLPPGLTEIMVHPGRAFTDNLTAGPFSSFSTIDRERELDVLLSEEFRLTLSHIGVIIIPFSEADS, encoded by the coding sequence TATAAATGCCGATGACCTTGGCGCCGACGAAGCACGCAATGAAGGCATCCTCGAAGCTATCCGGGCAGGAACAGTAACAAGCGTCAGCATACTCGCCAACGGTCACGCGCTTGAAGACGCGCTTCAACGCATCCGGTCGCTTGGTCCTTCAAGGATCTCCTTCGGCATCCATTGTAATATCTCTGAAGGGAAACCGCTTTCGACCGGCCTCCGTGTCCTCACGGGTCCCGACGGGTCTTTTCTGAAAAAGACCGCTGCGCTCCGCCTGCTGATGCAGGAGAGCAATGAAGCCCTTGAACATGAGATAGCCCTCGAACTGGATATACAGATAAAAATCCTGAAAGACGCAGGTCTTCATCTCACCCATATAGACGGCCACCATCATGTCCACGTCTTCCCTGCTGCGATAGAAGCAGTCTGCGCGGCAGCCAAAAAACACAGTATCCCCTGGGTGCGGATCCCCGATGAGCCTGAACCTCTTTCCGGTAAGGATGATATCCCCGACAGCCTCATAGAAGAAGCCGGGGGCTTCAGCAGTGTCGCCCGGTCTGCGCGCTCTCACATCAGGGATACAGGGTTAAAGGCTGCCGATCATTTCCGCGGTCTCTACCTGAAAGGAAGGATCTCGCTGCCTCTCATGCAAAGGACCCTGGAAAAACTTCCGCCGGGGTTGACAGAGATCATGGTCCACCCGGGTCGCGCGTTCACCGATAATCTCACGGCAGGACCGTTTTCGTCGTTCTCTACAATAGACAGGGAAAGGGAGCTTGATGTCCTCCTGAGCGAAGAATTTCGTCTCACTTTATCACACATCGGTGTTATAATTATCCCATTTTCGGAGGCAGATAGTTGA